Within the Peptococcaceae bacterium genome, the region ACCGCCCGAACCTGTCCAGTGAACCTCCGCCGTACGACAGGCTCTTGACAGCGCCGGCTCCCACCAGCATATCGGCATCCATGCTCCCGATTATTTCGTACAGGGACATCTCCCGCTTATTCTGCCGGATCAGTTCGCAGGCAAAGGCGATCGGGCACCTGGTAATGGCGAACCCTCCCAGGGCGATCTCCGCTCCCTCCGCCGGGATCTCGCTTACCACCTCTTTAAGGTCCCTCACTTTGTCCACCATGTTCCGGCTCACCCCTTCACAACTTCGGAGGTATATATTTTGGCCATCTTTATCTTGCAGGTATCCCCTTCAAACTCAATGGGCGTGAGTTCCGGCGGCAGGCTGCCGCTCACTTCCAGGCAGTGCATAATCAAGTTGGCCATGGGGCAGCTTAGCGGCTGTCTGCCCTGTTCGATGAACTGGTCCCTGATCCTTTGGAGGCAGCAGTTCGTAACTGCCGCATCCAGGGTTATACCGTCCTCGCTTATTTGAATCTCCCGGCAAAAACCGTTCTCCTTCAACCACTTCCCGACCGCCGCCAGGTCGCCAAGGTCTTTGACTTCGCTCTTGAAATAGCTCACGCCGACGCGCGTCATGCGATAGCGGGCGCCTTTGCCGCGCTCGTCGTAAAATTCCTTTTGCGCCTCGTAAATAAGCGTGTCTTTAAATTTATCCAGTTTGCTCATCTTATCTTTCTCCTCGATTATGCGTCGTTTTTTGAGTAATAAAACGTCCCGAACTCCTCGTTGAAGACCAGTTCCTCCAAGGGTAGCCTGGGCCTGGGATTCGGTATCCGGGCCGGATGTCCTATGGATATAATGCTGATCGTTTTATAATCGTCCGGTATCTTGAAATGCTCGTTGAGCACCGCTTCGTCCCGCACATCGATGCACGGGGCGATCAGCCAGCAGGCGCCGAGACCAAGGGCGGTCACGGTCAGCAGCATGTTCTCGATGGCCGCCGATGTGTCAAACGGCAAATCCCATACATCCTTTTTGCCGATGACGATTATGATCACGTCCGACTCGTTCACAAAGGCCGACACATCACCTGATGTCAATTTCTTAAAGGCAGCCAGCTTTTTCTCTTCGTCCTCCAGCGTTTTAAACCGTTCCTGCATCTGTTTGCTGATGAACTCCCCGGTGAACCTGCGGCCGCTGCCCCTCCGGGAAATATCTGATAAAAATTTTTTATTCTTCTCGTCCCTTACAACTATGAACCGCCACGGCTGGGCATTCTCTCCCGATGGGGCCTGCCTTGCGCTCTCCAGTATTAACCGCAGGTCCTCCTCCGAGACCTTGTCTTTCGTGTAATTCCTGATGCTCCTGCGGTCATTGATAACTTTCATAACTATATCTTTATCTTTAACCATGTCCTTCGTCCTGAGCCTCCTTTTATGACTTCCTCCGCCCGAACAATCCCTTATCTCAAATGGGGTAACGGTAGGAATACAGGCTCCGGCCGCCGTTAAAGGGCCCCTTGAGCAGCGCCTCGATGGTGGACCGTTCCTGTTCGGTGACGTATTGCGCTTCCGGCAGTTTGCCCGGCGGGAATTTTTCCAGGATGTCGTTGTGCAGTTTAATTAGATAATCGATCAATGCCTCCAGGCCAGGCTCCGCTTTTTTCGCCTCGGCCAGGGTAGGTTTGCCAATCAC harbors:
- a CDS encoding nitroreductase family protein yields the protein MVKDKDIVMKVINDRRSIRNYTKDKVSEEDLRLILESARQAPSGENAQPWRFIVVRDEKNKKFLSDISRRGSGRRFTGEFISKQMQERFKTLEDEEKKLAAFKKLTSGDVSAFVNESDVIIIVIGKKDVWDLPFDTSAAIENMLLTVTALGLGACWLIAPCIDVRDEAVLNEHFKIPDDYKTISIISIGHPARIPNPRPRLPLEELVFNEEFGTFYYSKNDA